A single window of Nicoliella spurrieriana DNA harbors:
- a CDS encoding HAMP domain-containing sensor histidine kinase, which translates to MNMAANNPQRKQQRRLFINELVAFAILFLSLGLIIYLFFSQSVYRNIDHSLTVQKQQLTKMNNQQPSHKMGPPTIRDGRDFSQPPSVNSPFRTNEIIFDEHGKIENAAALGNRNYQLLSKAKLNKATLNKIQDMTLTYNSITSHFRSLLIKVPKSAPDKRSAGKYVLILENVDSDLLAINSFKKALIVTLIAFWLLAIAVAFLLSRSSMKPIIKSWQRQREFSSNAAHELRTPLTVIQNQMEAMLTKPKATILSEIDAVSTTLDETRHLKILTDRLLTLARSDSDIIQIQKQPIQLKPWFESMLPPYSEIAASQSKAFTSFIETNQTADIDPDLIKQLVTIIFDNAFKYTQAGDSIGITILNDERHFTIRISNTGDRIPDDDKQHIFERFYRTDPSRTPTTGGHGLGLAIAQWIVKEHHGKISVRDQQPKGTVFEIQIPLGL; encoded by the coding sequence ATGAACATGGCGGCTAATAATCCCCAACGAAAACAACAACGGCGCCTCTTTATTAATGAATTAGTAGCGTTTGCGATCCTTTTTTTAAGCTTAGGATTAATCATCTACCTATTCTTTAGTCAATCTGTATACCGCAACATCGACCACAGTTTAACGGTTCAAAAACAACAACTCACTAAAATGAATAACCAACAACCTAGTCATAAGATGGGGCCACCAACCATTCGTGACGGTCGTGACTTTTCCCAGCCCCCATCGGTCAATAGCCCCTTTCGAACCAATGAAATTATCTTTGATGAGCATGGGAAAATCGAAAACGCCGCGGCGCTTGGGAATCGGAACTACCAGCTCCTCAGCAAGGCCAAACTGAATAAAGCCACCTTGAATAAGATTCAAGACATGACGTTAACATATAACAGCATTACCAGTCACTTTCGTTCGTTATTGATCAAAGTGCCTAAATCAGCACCTGACAAACGCTCAGCGGGGAAATATGTATTAATCCTGGAAAATGTGGATAGCGACCTTTTGGCAATTAATAGCTTTAAAAAGGCATTGATCGTAACCCTGATTGCGTTTTGGCTATTGGCAATTGCAGTTGCCTTTCTACTTTCCCGTTCAAGTATGAAGCCGATCATTAAATCCTGGCAAAGGCAGCGTGAGTTTAGCTCTAACGCTGCCCATGAACTTAGGACGCCATTAACAGTGATTCAAAATCAGATGGAAGCCATGCTAACCAAACCCAAAGCAACGATCCTAAGTGAAATTGATGCAGTCTCAACCACTCTGGATGAGACCCGGCACCTAAAGATTTTAACTGACCGGCTATTAACGTTGGCCCGCTCAGATTCTGACATCATCCAGATTCAAAAACAACCGATTCAACTAAAGCCATGGTTCGAATCCATGTTGCCGCCATATTCAGAGATTGCCGCTAGCCAAAGCAAGGCCTTTACATCATTTATCGAAACTAACCAAACTGCTGACATCGATCCAGATTTGATCAAGCAACTAGTAACGATTATTTTTGACAATGCTTTTAAATACACCCAAGCTGGCGACAGCATCGGCATCACCATTTTAAACGATGAACGCCACTTCACGATTCGCATTAGTAACACCGGTGATCGAATCCCTGATGATGATAAGCAACACATCTTTGAACGTTTCTATCGTACTGACCCCTCCAGAACCCCCACGACCGGTGGCCACGGATTGGGCCTAGCAATTGCACAGTGGATCGTAAAAGAACACCATGGTAAGATTAGCGTTCGTGATCAACAACCAAAGGGCACCGTATTTGAAATTCAAATTCCATTGGGATTATAA
- a CDS encoding response regulator transcription factor — MPNLQILIVEDDLTLAKSIADFLAPIGDVNIATDGITGQQMGQDNIYDIAILDLMLPEKNGYDILKHWRNEDHLSLPVLILTAKDTIADKVQGFSTGADDYLTKPFHREELLLRVKALLKRSGHLGNNNQLAVGPFQVDLSNRTIKINQQPVQLNGKEYDLLVYFLQNPDIIITKDQIFDRLWGFDSETTLTVVEVYMSNLRKKIKTVLGAQPIKTIRSVGYLFETEEAS, encoded by the coding sequence ATGCCAAACTTACAAATTTTAATTGTAGAAGATGACTTAACCCTTGCTAAGAGCATTGCTGACTTCTTAGCGCCCATCGGTGATGTCAATATCGCTACCGATGGAATTACTGGCCAACAAATGGGCCAGGATAATATTTATGATATTGCCATTTTAGATTTAATGCTGCCAGAAAAAAATGGCTATGATATTTTAAAACACTGGCGTAATGAGGACCACTTGAGTCTGCCAGTTTTAATTCTAACCGCTAAGGACACCATTGCCGATAAAGTCCAGGGCTTTTCCACCGGTGCTGATGATTATTTGACCAAACCATTTCACCGTGAGGAATTGCTCCTCCGGGTCAAGGCATTACTCAAACGTAGTGGCCACCTCGGTAATAATAATCAATTAGCGGTCGGACCCTTTCAAGTGGACCTTAGCAACCGTACGATCAAGATTAATCAACAACCGGTCCAATTAAACGGCAAGGAGTACGATTTATTAGTCTACTTCCTCCAAAATCCAGATATTATCATTACTAAAGATCAAATTTTTGACCGCTTATGGGGCTTTGATTCCGAAACGACCCTAACGGTAGTGGAGGTTTACATGAGCAACCTCCGTAAAAAAATTAAAACGGTCTTAGGTGCGCAGCCAATCAAAACGATCAGAAGCGTTGGCTACCTATTTGAAACGGAGGAAGCATCATGA
- a CDS encoding glycosyltransferase family 39 protein — translation MPDQSSQSDQSKQVETSRTEQFSARTRPRQFRIDWFLVATLLLALVLYSWKIWEAGSANDFYTAAITSMTQNFKNFWYASFDPAGYITVDKPPVALWFMAISAKIFGVHQWSVVLPSVLFGLGSVYLMYRLVRPRFGRVAGNLAALAMTLTPIAVADSRTNNMDATLIYFLLFAIYMLQKAVDKQKLWYLVASFGIIGVAFNVKMLQAFMILPGMLLFYWLASHHNWKKKLAHLSAATVALVVFTLIWPVSVDMTSASKRPYEGGSEHNSVLELAFGYNGTERLLGQTTGTGGAFPGMGSNSKSKSNTGMPQGGQPGGTTNGNRRTTNGQPGGTPPGGTQGGNRRGGGAMGGGGAGGAFNIGTAGPLRLFQDQLGPQISWLLPFSVIGMISAFAFFIDRKRKWYQLTANQKQVVMWAGWLVPVYGFFSVASFFHPYYTIMLAPPIAAFFGIGVVTMFKQLRAANWKDWKRYLLPLAVTATAFFQAWYVSSYYAWASWLLIFAGIGFGLILLVKPAKPLRSLTIGGLVAILLAPAFWSATPAIAGESAAIPTAGPDLLSSNGQGGAGGGVGNGTVNTKLLNYLEKRQGNAKYLFATDDSGTAAPYIIKTGKAVMAMGGFNGTDPAITLSKFKQLVKNGEIKYYYAGGKSGSANSAIVNWIKKHAKKVKASDYGGTTTTTGNANSETNAKSTNRQQTMGQMPSQSGRMKGGPNMRQNGKFNGKRPSMKPSSTKGKQSQQMPTGGGMMGGNSGTLYDLSSIYK, via the coding sequence ATGCCAGATCAATCAAGTCAATCAGATCAATCAAAGCAAGTTGAAACATCTCGAACTGAGCAGTTCAGTGCAAGAACTCGACCGCGCCAGTTTCGAATAGACTGGTTCTTAGTAGCAACATTGTTGCTCGCCTTAGTCTTATATTCATGGAAAATTTGGGAGGCCGGAAGTGCTAATGACTTCTATACGGCTGCCATTACTAGTATGACCCAAAACTTTAAGAATTTTTGGTACGCTAGTTTTGATCCAGCTGGTTATATTACGGTCGATAAGCCACCGGTGGCCCTATGGTTCATGGCCATTAGTGCTAAAATCTTTGGGGTACACCAATGGAGCGTAGTGCTTCCGTCAGTCCTGTTTGGACTCGGTTCGGTATATTTAATGTATCGACTAGTGAGACCTAGATTTGGCCGGGTAGCCGGGAATTTAGCGGCACTTGCAATGACGCTGACGCCGATTGCAGTGGCGGATTCAAGAACCAATAACATGGATGCAACGTTAATTTACTTCCTGTTATTTGCAATCTACATGCTACAAAAAGCGGTGGATAAGCAAAAACTATGGTACCTAGTAGCTAGTTTTGGGATTATCGGAGTCGCCTTTAACGTTAAAATGTTACAGGCCTTCATGATCCTACCAGGAATGCTATTGTTCTACTGGTTAGCTTCCCACCATAATTGGAAAAAGAAGTTAGCCCATTTATCTGCAGCTACCGTTGCGTTGGTGGTTTTCACACTCATCTGGCCAGTCTCAGTGGATATGACTTCCGCTAGCAAGCGGCCGTATGAAGGTGGTTCTGAACATAACTCAGTGTTAGAATTAGCATTTGGTTATAACGGAACCGAACGGCTCTTGGGCCAAACCACTGGAACCGGTGGCGCCTTCCCAGGAATGGGAAGTAACAGCAAGTCTAAGTCCAACACGGGGATGCCACAGGGTGGCCAACCTGGTGGGACAACCAATGGGAATAGAAGAACTACTAATGGCCAACCCGGTGGGACGCCTCCTGGCGGTACGCAAGGTGGCAATCGTCGTGGTGGCGGTGCCATGGGTGGTGGTGGCGCCGGTGGAGCGTTTAACATCGGAACTGCCGGTCCATTGAGATTGTTCCAAGATCAATTAGGGCCGCAAATTAGTTGGCTATTGCCATTCTCAGTCATTGGGATGATCAGTGCCTTTGCATTCTTCATCGATCGCAAGCGCAAGTGGTATCAACTAACGGCCAATCAAAAGCAGGTCGTAATGTGGGCCGGTTGGTTAGTCCCAGTTTATGGCTTCTTCTCCGTTGCTAGTTTCTTCCATCCATACTACACGATCATGTTAGCACCACCAATTGCCGCGTTCTTCGGAATTGGGGTCGTGACAATGTTCAAGCAACTAAGGGCTGCTAATTGGAAGGATTGGAAACGTTACTTACTGCCACTTGCAGTGACCGCAACCGCATTCTTCCAAGCTTGGTATGTAAGTAGTTACTATGCTTGGGCAAGTTGGTTATTGATCTTTGCCGGAATTGGGTTTGGCTTGATCCTATTAGTCAAACCAGCTAAACCATTGCGTTCCCTTACGATCGGTGGATTAGTCGCCATTTTATTAGCACCCGCATTTTGGTCAGCGACCCCAGCGATTGCCGGTGAATCTGCTGCCATTCCAACGGCTGGCCCCGACCTATTGAGCAGCAATGGTCAAGGCGGTGCCGGTGGTGGCGTTGGAAACGGCACGGTGAACACGAAGCTACTTAACTACCTTGAAAAGCGCCAGGGCAACGCGAAATACCTCTTTGCAACTGACGATTCAGGAACTGCTGCGCCATACATTATCAAGACTGGTAAAGCAGTCATGGCAATGGGTGGTTTCAATGGGACCGACCCGGCAATTACGTTGAGTAAGTTCAAGCAACTAGTTAAGAATGGTGAGATTAAGTACTACTACGCAGGCGGGAAGTCTGGTTCTGCAAATAGTGCGATTGTTAACTGGATCAAAAAGCATGCAAAGAAGGTCAAAGCCAGTGATTACGGTGGGACCACGACCACGACTGGAAATGCCAACTCTGAAACCAATGCAAAATCAACAAATAGACAACAAACAATGGGCCAAATGCCTTCACAAAGTGGTAGAATGAAGGGTGGTCCAAACATGAGACAAAATGGTAAGTTCAATGGTAAGCGTCCATCAATGAAACCATCTAGCACCAAGGGTAAGCAGAGCCAACAAATGCCTACTGGTGGTGGCATGATGGGTGGTAATAGTGGCACGCTTTACGACTTATCATCAATTTACAAATAA
- a CDS encoding glycosyltransferase: MARNENPLISIVLPVYNEEAGIQHTIEILENYVASQPEEYEILFVDDGCVDRSAAMIQEAEQQYDNIRLVQFSRNFGHQIAITAGIRYASGDAVVVMDADLQDPPSVIPAMVKQWQDGYDVVYGKRLQRDGESWFKKFSASAFYRILHRLANIDIPLDTGDFRLMDRRVVNVLAKMDEPDPFVRGMVSWVGFKQTAVEYERDERTAGTTKYPLSKMLHLSMNGITSFSDVPLKLVNVIGAIVIAIGLVYGFISLFTGFATLQFAIVSMFELFGISLLMVGIVSAYLYRIFETSRERPLYVVAKTSGFKHPRQHQPQPIIKKVKSM, translated from the coding sequence ATGGCAAGAAATGAAAATCCTTTAATATCAATTGTTCTGCCAGTCTACAATGAAGAGGCTGGGATTCAACACACGATTGAAATTTTAGAAAACTATGTTGCCAGCCAACCTGAAGAATACGAAATCCTTTTTGTGGATGATGGTTGTGTGGACCGGAGCGCCGCAATGATTCAGGAAGCTGAACAACAATACGACAACATCCGCTTAGTTCAATTTTCACGGAACTTCGGTCACCAAATTGCAATTACGGCTGGAATTCGATATGCATCGGGGGATGCAGTCGTGGTCATGGATGCCGATCTACAAGATCCACCATCCGTGATTCCCGCAATGGTAAAACAGTGGCAAGATGGGTATGATGTTGTATACGGAAAGCGGCTCCAACGGGATGGTGAAAGCTGGTTCAAGAAGTTCAGTGCCTCAGCGTTCTACCGGATTTTACACCGGCTGGCCAATATTGACATTCCATTGGATACTGGTGACTTCCGGTTAATGGATCGCAGAGTCGTTAACGTATTAGCTAAGATGGACGAACCTGATCCGTTCGTTCGCGGGATGGTTAGCTGGGTCGGCTTTAAGCAAACCGCAGTGGAGTACGAACGTGACGAACGAACTGCCGGCACGACTAAGTACCCACTATCCAAAATGTTACACCTTTCGATGAATGGAATTACTTCATTTTCAGATGTACCATTGAAGCTAGTGAACGTGATCGGGGCGATTGTAATTGCCATCGGATTGGTTTATGGATTTATTTCCCTATTCACCGGTTTTGCAACGTTGCAATTCGCGATCGTATCAATGTTCGAATTATTCGGAATTTCGTTATTGATGGTTGGCATCGTAAGCGCATATCTGTACCGCATTTTTGAAACGTCACGGGAACGGCCGTTGTACGTAGTTGCGAAAACTTCTGGTTTTAAACATCCACGTCAACACCAACCCCAACCAATCATTAAAAAGGTTAAATCAATGTAA
- a CDS encoding YdcF family protein codes for MITFSLIVISINNQILVDGYVILFIFVLFLFLLVYLFQGFFWLWNAWIVWQRENHSLANMLTLFLGIVTLIFPIANLLLAKHSFGAIGTFFSTFWVLTILYGLFCIFSFMLAALLFTIKKPKPDKQYIIILGAGLLNGNQVSPLLASRIDKGIQFYHQVLSKTGHAPLLICSGGQGNDETIPEGVAMREYAITHGIPAEQVIAERQSKTTLQNMLFSKQVVVERQLPLTAGVYVTNDYHVFRAGIYARRSGLNIQGIGAKTSKFFVPNATIREYIALLMNHRLFHVVVFGMIIVVALLSAILG; via the coding sequence TTGATCACATTTTCATTAATTGTGATCAGCATTAATAATCAAATCCTAGTGGACGGCTATGTGATCCTATTTATATTCGTCTTATTTCTATTTTTATTGGTATATCTATTTCAAGGCTTCTTTTGGCTTTGGAACGCTTGGATCGTTTGGCAACGCGAAAATCATTCGCTCGCCAATATGTTAACGCTCTTCTTAGGAATCGTAACCTTAATTTTTCCGATTGCAAATCTATTACTTGCTAAGCATTCATTTGGTGCCATTGGGACGTTCTTTAGTACCTTTTGGGTATTAACCATATTATACGGATTATTTTGTATATTTTCGTTCATGTTGGCAGCATTATTATTCACAATTAAAAAACCAAAACCTGATAAACAATATATCATTATTTTAGGTGCAGGATTGTTAAATGGAAATCAAGTTTCTCCATTACTAGCTTCTAGAATTGATAAGGGGATTCAATTTTATCATCAAGTCTTATCTAAAACGGGCCACGCTCCATTATTGATTTGCTCTGGCGGGCAGGGGAACGACGAAACGATTCCCGAGGGGGTTGCAATGCGTGAATATGCAATTACCCATGGAATCCCAGCTGAGCAAGTAATTGCGGAACGGCAGTCTAAAACGACCCTACAAAACATGTTGTTTTCGAAGCAAGTGGTTGTAGAACGGCAACTACCGCTAACCGCAGGGGTTTACGTCACGAATGATTACCACGTCTTTAGGGCGGGAATTTACGCTCGTCGATCAGGGTTGAACATTCAAGGCATCGGTGCCAAAACGAGTAAGTTTTTCGTACCTAATGCGACGATTCGGGAGTACATTGCGCTATTGATGAACCATCGATTGTTTCATGTGGTGGTATTTGGAATGATTATTGTGGTGGCGTTGTTAAGTGCGATTTTAGGATAG